Below is a genomic region from Thermofilaceae archaeon.
ACGAGCTTTCGGAAGAGGCTCATCACGATTCTCGCGTTAGCTGAGTCGAGGTTCCCCGTCGGTTCGTCCGCTATGAGCAGTTTGGGCTGGGTCACCAATGCCCTAGCGATCGCTACGCGCTGCTGCTCGCCGCCGCTCAGCTCTGTCGGCCTGTGCCTGGCTCTATGCTCGAGGCCTACGAGCTTCAAAGCCTCCAACGCTCTCCTCCTACGCTCCTTCGGGTCGACTCCTCGAGCCACGAGCGGCAGCTCCACGTTCTCCAGGGCGGTGAGCCTCGGGATCAGGTGGAAGAACTGGAAGACGAAGCCCACGTACTCGTTCCTGTACCGGCTCAGCTCCCTATCACTCTTCAGCGAGCTGACCTCAATACCCCCCACTCTGACGATGCCGCGCGTCGGCCTGTCGAGGCCCCCTATGAGGTGGAGCAGCGTGCTCTTCCCGGAGCCGCTGGGCCCCACAACGGCGAGGAACTCCCCTCGATCGACCTCGAGGTTGACGCCCCTCAAGGCCTGGACTTTGGCCTTCCCGAGCTCGTACTCCTTCCAAAGGTCCCGTACCTCCACCATCGGCATTGCGATCACTCGTACCGTAGGGCCTTCACGGGGTCAAGCCTTGCAGCCGTCCGGGCGGGGACAGCGGCTGCCAGGACGTTTGCGAGCAGGGGGGCTGACAGGGCGATGAGCAGTAGCTCGGGTGTGAGGCTCGGGGTTAGCCTGATCATGAATAGGGGGATCGAGAGGAACCGCGAGGCTGCTAGGCTGAATACTAGGCCGGCGCACCCGCCGATCAGCGAGACGAGGGCTGCCTCCGCCAGGAAGATGAGGAGCACGTCTTGCGAGGTGAAGCCGACGGCTTTCAGCACGCCGATCTCCTTGACCCGCTGCACAACGCTGATCGCGGTGCTGTCGAAGATCCAGAGCGCCGTGATGCCGACGCTGAGCACCGAGATGAACGCTAGGAATCCGCTGAGGGCGTTTACGAATATCCCGAGCTGGTTGACCATCGCGATCGGGCTGAACACGTTGGATCGAGGTGGTGCGAGAGCCCTAGCGTAGTCGGTGATCTGCTGCGCGAGCGAGGGGTCCTCCAGCACGAGGATTGCAGCCTGGTAAACCCTTCTACCGCTCACGTACGTTGTGTAAGCCTGGGGGTCCATGAAGATGGAGTCGTCAACCGAGATCCAGGTTCTGAAGCCGAAGGGTCTCGCCAGGCCGGCGATGATGACGCTCAAGCTCTTCCCACCGATCGATAGGGTGAGCACTCCACCTATCTCGTGTATCCGAGCCCCGGTGCTCTGGTCCATCCACAGGTTCGCGCCGAGGATGACGCCCAACCCCTGCGGGGTTTGAACACCTTCCTCGACGAACGTGCTCAAGTCGGCCAAGCCGAGCAGCTCGGGCAAGTGCTCGGGTGCGACGGAGATCACCGTCACCGTCCTGTAGCCCGAAGGAGTCGCTAGAGTGGCTTGAGCCGTTGAGACCCCAAAGCAGGTTCTAACGCCGGGTATGGTGGAGAATAGCGCTAGGTCAGCATCTGTGAGGCCCGGAGCCGGGTTCGTTACGATCACCGAGTTAGCGGCTAGGGTTCTCCCTAGAAGCTCGGTGAACGCCTGCTGGAAGGCGCTACCCAGGCCGAGAGCGAGCGAGAGCGCTGTCACGGCTATCGCGACACCGACGGCCGCTCCGGCAGCCCTACCCTTCCTCTCGCTCAACCCCCTCAGCGCGTACCACGCGTAGTCAACTACTCTCACGTTTTCTCCCCCTTCTGAGGAGAATGAAGCCGAGCGCGGCGACGACCAGGACGATTACTATCGTCCACGGCACGCTGCGCGGGTTCTCGCGCGCGTTCGCCGCGGGTGGTGCCTCCCTAACGACCACCGGAATGTCCCTTGAAACCGTTATCTTCTCCCCGTAGTACCCCTGGTAGGTGATCGTCGCCCTGACGGTGTACAGGCCAGGCTGAGCGGCGCGGAGGGAGAAGGGGACGGCCGTCGGCGTATAGGGGCTAAGCTGTCCGAGGAACTGGCTGACGCCCCTGAGCGGCACCAACCCCTGCGGGGGTGTAAGCGTGACATTGACGCCGAAGATGGGAGCCGAGCCCAGGTTCATCAGGGTTAACGAGATCGTAGCGATCGCCCCGGCGGCGGGCTCGGACGGCGTGACCTCTATCGATGTTACCTCCACTCTGGCGACCTCGAGGGCTACGAAGCTGAGCGAATCCCTCAGCACCTTCAGGTTCCCATCGCTGCCGATGTAGGTGAGAGTGTAGGGGATGGACCTAGCCCCCCTCTCACCGTAGGGGACCTTCACCTCCACCTCCGCTCTAGCTTCGCTGCCCGGCGCCACGTCGCCGATGCGCAGGATTGCCGGCTCCACCGAGACTGCCGAGCCGGGCTGCGACCAGATGTAGAGCGTCGCGTTCCTCGCGGTGTCGCTACCGATGTTCCGGACGACGATCGACGCGCGAGTTGTGGAGGCTGTCGGCAGCGTCTGTGGCTCCAGGTAGACGAGCAGTGCCCCGGTGCCGGCTACGAGCGCGTACGTGAGCGCCCTCTCGGTGTACGAGCCTGTGGAATCGACGTAGCTGAGCGTGATCGTCAGCGTCACGGGGTTGGAGAGGGGGAGCAGCTGGAAGGTTAGAACACTCGATTCCCCAGCCTTCAGTGGGCCGAAGCGGGTTCTCAACGGGCTGGCCGCTCCCAGGGTTGCGGCTCCTGAGGGGGTGAGGGAGAGCTCGAGCCACTCGACGGTGGAGCCCCTCCTGTTGGTGATGGTCAGGGTCACGTTGGAGGCCACGCCCAGCGTCAGGCTCGCCGGGGTAACTGACACCTCTATGAGGGGCTCGAAGGGCGGGTTCAGGGTGATGCTGAGGGAGGCGGAGCCCGGTA
It encodes:
- a CDS encoding ABC transporter permease, which produces MRVVDYAWYALRGLSERKGRAAGAAVGVAIAVTALSLALGLGSAFQQAFTELLGRTLAANSVIVTNPAPGLTDADLALFSTIPGVRTCFGVSTAQATLATPSGYRTVTVISVAPEHLPELLGLADLSTFVEEGVQTPQGLGVILGANLWMDQSTGARIHEIGGVLTLSIGGKSLSVIIAGLARPFGFRTWISVDDSIFMDPQAYTTYVSGRRVYQAAILVLEDPSLAQQITDYARALAPPRSNVFSPIAMVNQLGIFVNALSGFLAFISVLSVGITALWIFDSTAISVVQRVKEIGVLKAVGFTSQDVLLIFLAEAALVSLIGGCAGLVFSLAASRFLSIPLFMIRLTPSLTPELLLIALSAPLLANVLAAAVPARTAARLDPVKALRYE
- a CDS encoding ABC transporter ATP-binding protein; protein product: MPMVEVRDLWKEYELGKAKVQALRGVNLEVDRGEFLAVVGPSGSGKSTLLHLIGGLDRPTRGIVRVGGIEVSSLKSDRELSRYRNEYVGFVFQFFHLIPRLTALENVELPLVARGVDPKERRRRALEALKLVGLEHRARHRPTELSGGEQQRVAIARALVTQPKLLIADEPTGNLDSANARIVMSLFRKLVDELGVTILMATHNLELLDYCDRAVRLVDGAVAGVYTKGEFGRLTVR